A portion of the Phyllobacterium zundukense genome contains these proteins:
- a CDS encoding DUF982 domain-containing protein, with protein sequence MECNVFEEPVSLFVGLGLPVQVRTVAEAYALLGEWPLSKTDPAHTLAIKACKAALSGEIEAQTARGLFVAFAHRHDLLAPEGAASQANADKAGRSGIFLEHDRRST encoded by the coding sequence ATGGAATGCAACGTCTTCGAAGAGCCCGTCAGCCTATTTGTCGGACTCGGTTTACCAGTTCAGGTCAGGACCGTGGCGGAAGCTTACGCACTGCTCGGCGAATGGCCTTTATCGAAAACCGATCCTGCGCACACTCTGGCTATCAAGGCTTGCAAGGCAGCGCTATCCGGAGAGATAGAAGCGCAGACCGCTCGCGGCCTGTTCGTTGCCTTTGCCCATAGGCACGACCTTTTGGCGCCTGAGGGGGCTGCCTCGCAAGCCAATGCAGACAAAGCCGGTCGTTCCGGCATCTTTCTCGAGCATGACAGGAGGTCAACATGA
- a CDS encoding amino acid ABC transporter ATP-binding protein: MLAASSVEMRKVNKYYGKFQALKDIDLSIPPGKVTCLIGPSGSGKSTLLRCINFLEAYDSGEVRIDGQLIGYDAPDKKMSGRRLREMRRSIGMVFQQFNLWPHMTAKENVAEGLIRVRRMSKADADRRASEALAKVGLADKIASHPSRLSGGQQQRVAIARAIAMEPKLMLFDEPTSALDPELVGEVLSVMRTLAGEGMTMVVVTHEMGFAAHVADQVGFMEKGELVSVDSPDRILHRPEDARIQSFLRTYRERNSF, translated from the coding sequence ATGCTTGCTGCGTCATCAGTCGAAATGCGCAAGGTCAACAAATACTACGGCAAGTTTCAAGCGTTGAAAGACATCGATCTATCGATACCACCGGGCAAGGTCACCTGTCTCATTGGCCCTTCGGGTTCGGGAAAATCGACCCTCCTTCGCTGCATAAATTTCCTTGAGGCGTATGACTCCGGTGAAGTCCGCATTGACGGTCAGCTTATCGGCTATGACGCGCCTGACAAGAAGATGTCGGGCCGCAGGCTTCGCGAGATGCGCCGATCGATCGGCATGGTGTTCCAGCAGTTCAACCTCTGGCCGCACATGACCGCCAAGGAGAATGTGGCTGAGGGGTTGATCCGCGTGCGCCGAATGTCGAAAGCCGATGCGGATCGGCGTGCCAGCGAGGCGCTGGCCAAGGTTGGGCTGGCAGACAAGATCGCAAGCCACCCATCGCGGCTTTCCGGCGGTCAGCAACAGCGCGTTGCAATTGCCCGCGCAATCGCCATGGAACCCAAGCTGATGCTTTTCGATGAGCCGACATCCGCGCTTGACCCGGAACTTGTGGGCGAGGTGCTGAGCGTCATGAGGACGTTGGCTGGCGAGGGGATGACGATGGTGGTTGTGACGCATGAAATGGGTTTCGCTGCCCATGTTGCCGATCAGGTGGGCTTCATGGAAAAAGGCGAACTGGTCAGCGTGGACAGCCCCGATCGCATCCTGCATCGTCCCGAGGACGCGCGTATTCAGTCGTTCCTGCGTACCTATCGCGAGCGCAACAGCTTCTAA
- a CDS encoding amino acid ABC transporter permease yields the protein MEWSVLQQYGPSLLKGFGNTILCWALGTVFGMALGLVIALIQRYAPRWVTWIVQAYIEVIRGTPFLVQLFVLYYGGPLVGLRLDALPAGLLGLTIYGSPYFAEIFRSGFRAVPDGQIEAARAIGMSESHTVRRILLPLGLVSALPALVNFSIILTKETVILSIITVPELLYQVQRMSAETFRYVEANLVLALFFWGLVETISRVGLRLEARITKHLIERT from the coding sequence ATGGAATGGAGCGTTCTCCAGCAATACGGCCCCTCGCTGCTGAAGGGCTTTGGCAATACCATCCTATGCTGGGCGCTTGGCACGGTCTTCGGCATGGCGCTTGGCCTCGTCATCGCGCTCATTCAACGCTATGCGCCACGCTGGGTGACATGGATCGTCCAGGCCTATATCGAAGTCATCCGCGGCACACCCTTCCTCGTCCAGTTGTTCGTGCTCTACTATGGCGGCCCACTCGTCGGCCTGCGCCTTGACGCGCTGCCCGCAGGCCTGCTGGGTCTGACGATCTATGGCAGTCCCTACTTCGCGGAGATATTTCGTTCGGGCTTCCGCGCCGTACCCGATGGCCAGATCGAGGCGGCTCGTGCAATCGGCATGTCCGAATCGCATACCGTGCGACGAATCCTACTGCCTCTGGGCCTGGTCTCTGCTCTGCCAGCGCTGGTAAACTTCTCGATCATCCTCACCAAGGAAACGGTCATCCTGTCGATCATTACCGTTCCCGAACTGCTGTATCAGGTGCAGCGCATGTCCGCAGAAACCTTTCGCTACGTGGAGGCAAACCTGGTGCTGGCGTTGTTCTTCTGGGGCCTGGTCGAGACGATCTCGCGTGTCGGACTAAGATTGGAAGCGCGCATCACGAAACATCTGATCGAAAGGACGTAA
- a CDS encoding amino acid ABC transporter permease produces MFSLAVFFQSFGPLFWAARYTLLISVLGIGLGIVIGTLICAARLSPYPPLRRFAAIWVSFLRGVPLLVQLLVFYYALPIIGLDVPAMVAAVVTVGICASAYISEIWRGAIAALPKGQAEAAVAIGMTPVDVWTRVILPQAVTLSLPALINELILLVKASSLVSVVGILEITRASQAQAATTFRPLEVYIAAACIYLLINLCLAALGRYLEHRTDV; encoded by the coding sequence ATGTTTTCCTTAGCGGTATTCTTTCAAAGCTTTGGGCCGTTGTTCTGGGCAGCGCGATACACACTTCTGATCTCGGTTCTGGGCATCGGGTTGGGTATTGTGATTGGCACGCTGATTTGTGCCGCTCGCCTGTCGCCGTACCCGCCACTGCGCCGCTTTGCAGCCATTTGGGTCAGTTTCTTGCGCGGTGTGCCACTGCTGGTGCAACTGCTGGTGTTCTACTATGCCTTGCCGATCATCGGCCTGGACGTGCCAGCAATGGTCGCCGCCGTGGTGACCGTGGGTATTTGCGCCAGCGCTTATATCTCCGAAATCTGGCGCGGCGCGATCGCGGCGTTACCGAAAGGACAAGCGGAGGCCGCGGTCGCCATCGGCATGACGCCCGTCGACGTATGGACCCGGGTAATCCTTCCGCAAGCCGTGACGCTTTCGCTGCCGGCGTTGATCAATGAACTCATCTTGCTTGTGAAGGCGTCGTCGTTAGTTTCGGTCGTCGGCATTCTCGAAATCACTCGCGCCAGCCAAGCGCAGGCCGCCACCACCTTCCGTCCGCTTGAAGTCTATATAGCGGCGGCCTGCATCTATCTGCTGATCAATTTGTGTTTGGCGGCGCTGGGACGTTATCTCGAACACAGGACGGACGTCTGA